In one Bacteroides intestinalis DSM 17393 genomic region, the following are encoded:
- a CDS encoding glycoside hydrolase family 43 protein, with product MKILFHFTITLFVLNLVACNQTKSPEPIKQYTFIGGKEGDKIDTTSFDSLQLSDPFILADEETQMYYLVGSGGSLWKSTNMKKWTGPYQYITVDTTSWIGTAPRIWAPELHKYKGKYYCFVTFTNPKIIVDTVPDRYNVQRRATHILTSDKAAGPYHPISDKNYLPEDWSTLDGTFWEEDGVPYMVFCHEWMQTVDGMIDYVQLTPELSESIGTSTTLFRASDAPWPREMKSIGELTIGMALGGYVADGPFLFRTDTGRLGILWSSWSNSRCAQGVAFSESGKLAGPWVQCNTPLISNNSGHGMLFRTFDGKLLMCLHHQSLDSENLGPRRPILFEVDISGDEIRILGKYHP from the coding sequence ATGAAGATACTGTTTCATTTCACAATAACTCTGTTCGTTCTTAATCTGGTTGCCTGTAACCAGACTAAGAGCCCAGAGCCGATAAAACAATATACATTTATTGGCGGCAAGGAAGGAGATAAGATAGACACCACTTCCTTTGACTCTTTACAGCTAAGCGATCCCTTTATCCTGGCCGATGAAGAAACACAGATGTATTATCTGGTTGGAAGTGGCGGTAGTTTATGGAAAAGTACAAATATGAAAAAGTGGACAGGCCCCTATCAATACATTACTGTGGATACAACTTCCTGGATTGGAACCGCGCCAAGAATATGGGCTCCGGAGCTCCATAAATATAAAGGTAAATACTATTGTTTCGTTACCTTTACCAATCCCAAGATCATAGTAGACACTGTACCTGATAGATACAATGTACAACGCCGTGCCACCCATATCCTTACATCCGACAAAGCAGCAGGTCCTTACCATCCCATCAGCGACAAGAACTATCTGCCGGAGGACTGGTCTACACTCGACGGTACTTTCTGGGAAGAAGACGGAGTGCCCTATATGGTCTTTTGTCACGAATGGATGCAAACCGTAGACGGGATGATCGACTACGTTCAACTGACTCCGGAACTATCAGAATCAATAGGAACCTCTACCACCCTTTTCAGAGCATCCGATGCCCCATGGCCAAGAGAAATGAAATCGATAGGCGAGCTCACTATCGGTATGGCACTAGGAGGTTATGTGGCAGATGGGCCTTTTCTGTTCCGGACGGATACGGGACGTTTAGGAATACTGTGGTCCAGTTGGAGTAACAGCCGTTGTGCACAGGGAGTGGCTTTCTCCGAGTCGGGTAAACTTGCAGGTCCGTGGGTTCAGTGCAATACTCCTCTGATATCCAATAACTCAGGGCATGGTATGTTGTTCCGTACATTCGATGGAAAGTTGTTAATGTGCCTGCATCACCAAAGCCTCGACTCCGAGAACCTAGGCCCACGAAGACCAATATTGTTCGAAGTCGATATTTCAGGAGACGAAATTAGAATACTGGGGAAATATCATCCTTAG
- the xyl3A gene encoding xylan 1,4-beta-xylosidase encodes MKKVLVICGLLFSLSGWGQTLPYQNPELSPAERAKDLVKRLTLEEKALLMCDDSEAIPRLGIKKFNWWSEALHGVANQGNVTVFPEPVGMAASFNDKLVFEIFNAVSDEMRAKHNERVRNGLEDVRFHSLSVWTPNVNIFRDPRWGRGQETYGEDPYLTSQMGIAVVKGLQGPENEKYRKLLACAKHYAVHSGPEWSRHTANLNNVSPRDLWETYLPAFKALVQKADVREVMCAYQRLDDDPCCGNTRLLQQILRDEWGFKYLVVSDCGAIADFWTSHKSSSDAVHAAVKGTMAGTDVECGYGYAYQKLPEAVSRGLITEEEVNKHVLRLMEGRFELGEMDDPSLVNWTKIPMSVVNCKAHKDLSLNMSRQTMTLLQNKNNVLPLSKSIRKIAVIGPNADDKPMLWGNYNGTPNQTITILDGFKSKLKKNQIVYMKGCDLVNDQTLESYLDQCSIDGKPGIKATFWNNPERQGEPVSSLRTTQPINVTTYGLHTFGPGVNLEKFSAKYETVLIPKESGEILLNLEGCSYFELLVNGKSMTKHRTWRTTDTRTMLQVEKGKEYKIEILYAQVENWAANLKFNLGKEFPINYSESISKLKGIDVVVFVGGISPQLEGEEMPVNIPGFKGGDRTDIELPAVQRNFLKALKDAGKQVVFVNCSGSSMALLPETESCDAILQAWYGGELGGYAVADVLFGDYNPSGKLPVTFYKNTKQLPDYEDYSMKGRTYRYMSDPLFPFGFGLSYTDFAIGTASCNKTQLRTDESLTLTVPVSNTGKRSGTEIVQVYIRKTDDADGPLKSLKAYARVELATGAQQDVKIELPSESFECFDPSTNTMRVAPGEYELFYGTSSAAQDLQSVKVTLQ; translated from the coding sequence ATGAAAAAGGTATTAGTAATCTGTGGTTTGTTATTCTCCCTATCGGGGTGGGGGCAAACATTGCCGTATCAGAATCCTGAACTAAGTCCGGCAGAAAGAGCGAAGGATTTAGTAAAACGCTTGACTTTAGAAGAGAAAGCGCTCTTGATGTGTGATGATTCGGAAGCCATTCCACGCTTGGGAATAAAGAAATTCAACTGGTGGAGTGAAGCCCTTCACGGAGTAGCCAATCAGGGAAATGTAACCGTCTTCCCCGAACCTGTAGGAATGGCCGCTTCATTCAATGACAAACTGGTATTCGAAATCTTCAATGCAGTCTCCGATGAAATGCGTGCCAAACATAACGAACGCGTACGCAACGGACTGGAAGACGTCCGTTTCCACAGTCTCTCCGTCTGGACTCCCAATGTAAACATTTTCCGTGATCCCCGTTGGGGACGCGGTCAGGAAACTTACGGGGAAGATCCTTACCTGACTTCTCAAATGGGTATCGCAGTGGTAAAAGGATTACAGGGACCTGAAAATGAAAAGTATCGTAAATTGCTTGCATGTGCCAAGCATTATGCCGTACATAGTGGTCCGGAATGGAGCCGTCATACAGCCAATCTGAACAACGTCAGTCCCCGTGACCTATGGGAAACTTACCTGCCTGCATTCAAGGCACTGGTACAAAAAGCCGATGTACGCGAAGTGATGTGTGCCTACCAGCGCTTGGACGATGATCCTTGTTGTGGAAACACCCGTCTGCTTCAACAGATACTCCGTGATGAATGGGGATTCAAATATCTCGTAGTCTCCGATTGTGGAGCCATTGCCGACTTCTGGACTTCCCACAAAAGTTCCTCCGATGCCGTACATGCAGCCGTCAAAGGAACCATGGCAGGTACAGATGTGGAATGTGGATACGGATACGCTTATCAGAAACTACCGGAAGCCGTATCCAGAGGATTGATAACGGAAGAAGAAGTGAACAAACATGTGCTCCGCCTGATGGAAGGACGCTTTGAACTCGGAGAAATGGATGACCCGTCATTAGTGAACTGGACAAAAATACCGATGTCGGTAGTCAACTGTAAGGCTCACAAAGATTTGTCACTGAATATGTCACGCCAGACAATGACACTCTTACAGAACAAGAACAATGTATTGCCTTTAAGTAAATCCATCCGCAAGATTGCGGTTATCGGTCCTAACGCTGATGACAAACCTATGCTGTGGGGCAACTACAACGGAACTCCGAATCAGACCATTACCATCTTGGACGGCTTCAAAAGTAAACTGAAAAAGAATCAGATCGTCTACATGAAAGGCTGTGACCTGGTGAATGACCAAACATTGGAATCCTATCTTGACCAATGCAGCATAGATGGGAAACCCGGCATAAAAGCTACATTCTGGAACAATCCAGAACGCCAGGGAGAGCCTGTCTCTTCACTCCGTACCACCCAGCCTATCAACGTGACTACATACGGATTACATACTTTCGGCCCGGGAGTGAATCTTGAAAAGTTCTCAGCCAAATACGAAACCGTATTAATCCCGAAGGAATCAGGCGAAATTCTCCTCAATCTCGAAGGTTGCAGTTACTTTGAATTATTGGTAAACGGCAAGTCGATGACTAAACACCGCACTTGGAGAACCACCGATACCCGCACCATGCTACAAGTGGAGAAGGGGAAAGAATATAAGATAGAAATACTCTATGCACAAGTAGAAAACTGGGCTGCAAACCTGAAGTTCAACCTCGGAAAAGAATTCCCGATCAATTACAGTGAAAGCATTTCGAAACTTAAAGGCATAGATGTAGTGGTCTTCGTAGGTGGCATTTCGCCACAACTGGAAGGGGAAGAAATGCCTGTAAATATTCCCGGCTTCAAAGGGGGTGACCGTACAGATATAGAATTACCCGCCGTACAGCGAAACTTCCTGAAAGCTCTGAAAGATGCCGGAAAACAAGTAGTATTTGTCAATTGTTCCGGATCGTCTATGGCATTGCTGCCCGAAACGGAAAGTTGCGACGCTATTCTCCAGGCATGGTATGGAGGAGAACTGGGTGGATATGCTGTAGCCGATGTGCTGTTCGGTGATTATAACCCCTCCGGCAAGCTGCCCGTCACTTTCTACAAAAATACGAAACAACTTCCCGACTATGAGGATTACTCCATGAAAGGACGTACATACCGATATATGTCCGACCCTCTGTTCCCATTTGGATTCGGATTAAGTTACACGGATTTCGCCATAGGTACAGCCAGTTGCAACAAAACCCAACTCCGTACAGATGAGTCGCTGACCTTGACTGTACCGGTCTCCAACACAGGCAAACGGTCCGGAACTGAAATCGTACAGGTTTACATACGCAAAACAGATGATGCTGATGGACCATTAAAGTCCCTGAAAGCCTATGCACGTGTAGAACTCGCAACAGGAGCCCAACAGGATGTCAAGATAGAGTTGCCATCCGAATCATTCGAATGTTTCGATCCTTCTACAAATACCATGCGTGTGGCACCGGGTGAGTACGAGTTATTCTACGGAACAAGTTCCGCAGCCCAGGACCTGCAATCTGTCAAAGTCACTTTACAATAA
- a CDS encoding family 43 glycosylhydrolase: protein MKNKRLFLLSAFLVIIGTLKAQNPIITDQFTADPTAKVFEGKMYVYPSHDIPSPIERLKEWFCMADYHVFSSDNLVDWTDHGVILSQKNVPWVAPDSYSMWAPECVYKNGKYYFYFPSTPKGEGKRGFSIGVAIADKPYGPFTPQATPIEGVNGIDPCVLIDKDGQAYIYWSGRGMSVAKLKDNMLELASEPMQIQGLPEGFKEGPFAFERNGKYYFTFPWVKEKTEVLAYAMGNNPMGPFEFKGIIMDESPTDCWTNHHSLVEYKDQWYLFYHHNDYSPEFDKNRSARVDSLFFNADGTIQKVTPTLRGVGITDARKEIQLDRYSRLSNQGATIDYLNQANKFEGWKTLLSKNGAWVQYNRVNFGDSTPRKVKARVTSDNGGTLQIRINGTNGPVISEIKVPKTDKWTNIESSVRSAQTGIHDLYVSLKENGKVEIDWISFQ, encoded by the coding sequence ATGAAAAACAAAAGACTATTTTTATTATCCGCATTTCTGGTAATAATAGGTACATTAAAAGCTCAGAATCCCATTATTACGGATCAGTTCACTGCCGATCCCACCGCCAAAGTTTTTGAAGGCAAGATGTATGTCTATCCTTCACATGACATTCCAAGCCCCATCGAGCGTCTGAAAGAATGGTTTTGTATGGCAGATTACCATGTTTTCTCGTCAGACAATCTGGTAGACTGGACAGACCACGGAGTGATCCTAAGCCAGAAAAATGTACCTTGGGTGGCTCCTGACTCCTATTCCATGTGGGCCCCCGAATGTGTATACAAGAATGGGAAATATTATTTCTACTTCCCATCCACCCCTAAAGGCGAAGGCAAACGCGGTTTCAGCATTGGAGTTGCCATAGCCGACAAGCCTTACGGCCCTTTCACCCCGCAGGCCACTCCCATCGAAGGAGTCAACGGCATCGACCCTTGCGTGCTCATTGATAAAGACGGGCAAGCCTACATATACTGGTCAGGCCGCGGAATGTCAGTAGCAAAGTTGAAAGACAATATGCTTGAACTTGCCTCAGAACCCATGCAAATTCAAGGATTACCCGAAGGTTTCAAAGAAGGACCTTTTGCCTTTGAACGCAACGGAAAATATTACTTCACATTCCCCTGGGTAAAGGAAAAAACGGAAGTTCTGGCTTATGCGATGGGAAACAATCCCATGGGCCCCTTCGAGTTCAAGGGTATCATTATGGATGAATCACCAACCGATTGCTGGACCAATCACCACTCATTGGTGGAATACAAAGACCAGTGGTATCTGTTCTATCACCACAACGATTACTCCCCCGAATTCGATAAAAACAGATCGGCACGGGTCGACTCCTTATTCTTCAACGCGGACGGCACTATCCAAAAAGTAACCCCTACCCTGCGCGGAGTGGGCATAACAGACGCCCGGAAAGAAATTCAACTGGATCGCTACAGCCGGTTAAGCAATCAGGGAGCGACCATCGATTACCTGAACCAGGCAAACAAATTCGAAGGTTGGAAAACTTTATTGAGCAAAAACGGTGCATGGGTGCAGTACAACCGGGTGAACTTCGGAGATAGTACTCCCCGGAAAGTGAAAGCAAGAGTAACCTCGGACAACGGAGGAACACTGCAAATACGTATAAACGGAACAAACGGTCCGGTTATCTCGGAAATAAAAGTTCCCAAAACCGATAAATGGACGAATATTGAATCCTCGGTTCGTTCCGCTCAGACCGGTATCCACGATTTATACGTGTCTCTAAAAGAAAACGGTAAAGTTGAAATCGACTGGATCAGTTTTCAATAA
- a CDS encoding hybrid sensor histidine kinase/response regulator transcription factor yields the protein MKYTKTITLITTLLCFLQGQGLALAQNNPNQYNYLYLTIRNGLCDNSIRTIHKDRNSFMWFGTSNGLDRYDGYELKHYSTAPRQPYQFIESNYINDIDEDDNNYLWVASEAGIMSIDLLHENLNFYKEYSGKNNNVLYSPVQALLVDDFNNLWVGKSDGLAYIILNEERQIKDIRILKKDVNIKTIVKHGSDIWAGGDKCLLHFTPSGKQDYSNIPVVTNLDTSQLIFNRLFSYGDYLWIGTQSGLYCYNTQNQFCILYQHNPNDPHSISSNFITDIDKNSSGDIIIGTRNGVNIYQRNDQFVTFSRGIQTRSLNDNIINRIFVDKNDNIWVGTDFGGINIMAPQRITFNYSLQGYEKGVPNIISTVLEDKEGNILAGIVDGGLAIKRKGADSFSLFKHSPGDPRSLAHNNISDIIQDLHGNYWISTIGGGLDKLDKNNLSHPVFEHYNSLNSSLTSDDIHDIALDSVRNALWICNGSHINTLDFSTGTINRLKFYTQSKEPVHNMNTIFIDSQSRLWIGGNGVYVIDLENSRNTYECIYYQHKLDDPESKINEKITCIFETKKGEIYLGSLGNGIYLLEDNGNNEKYTFKNYAVRCGLSDTSISNILDDENGNLWISTLKGVYFFDINTKRAFKFDEGDGLLVPQFYKRSGCKTINHNMLLGTIDGFVTFSPLVNLPKQKQRTITLTSVVCNGSQLIPYLNSDNLPVSISTTKELHLYPPQNSFEITFSCLDYIEQEKVFYFHRIHELEEHWNTGLVKRNAKYTNLPPGKYTLEIRCTNQDNTWSTKATCLSIIVHPPFYKTGWFYSLIAILIMSILLYIIYWYNARQQHIQKLLKEKIEIMSEQMEAINKEKLSYFTNLAHEFKTPLTLIQGPASQLVRQTTDPKEKEDLQIINRNAQYLLSLVNQLIDLRKIDTQNLTLNYSQFNFSKFLNTTTTDFSSLMKERNISFEKIYRLKSDHIYSDKENLHKILFNLLSNAIKHTPDKGKITLHANQFIDKSNKLMQFISVTNSGSIIAPDEIDKIFNRFYRIPEQNKYTNYGQSSTGIGLHIVKELINLLGGTIKVKSSEKVGVSFRLYFPIALADTAENEIHEEYKEPVPVEDKIEPFIPIDRSKPTLLLVEDNPDMRHYIKNMLKEKYNIAEANNGEQGYKTAQNIVPDFIVSDLMMPVCDGSDFCKRLREDKFLSHIPFLLLTANSSETARIESYENGVDGYITKPFEQSVLLAHIDSILKNRDLRQKKFVEQDLNPILLEVGQPDQQFMNEVMNILEKNYADPQFGVKDLTERLNISYTVIYKKFVSLTGLPPVRFIQLYRLQIAKKILESSTNNVIVSEIAYRVGFNDPKYFTRCFVKQYKQTPSSFSK from the coding sequence ATGAAGTATACGAAGACAATAACGCTAATCACAACCCTGCTCTGCTTCCTGCAGGGGCAGGGTTTAGCACTTGCTCAGAATAATCCAAACCAATACAATTACCTTTATCTTACTATCCGGAACGGATTATGCGACAACTCCATCCGAACCATACACAAAGATCGCAACTCATTCATGTGGTTCGGAACCTCCAACGGGCTCGACCGTTACGATGGTTACGAACTGAAACACTACTCCACAGCTCCCAGGCAACCGTATCAGTTTATTGAAAGTAATTATATTAATGACATTGACGAAGACGACAACAACTATTTGTGGGTAGCTTCCGAAGCCGGCATCATGAGCATTGATCTCCTTCACGAAAATCTCAACTTCTATAAGGAATACTCCGGTAAAAATAATAATGTGCTTTACTCTCCCGTTCAGGCCCTGCTTGTCGACGATTTCAATAATCTCTGGGTGGGTAAAAGTGACGGACTCGCCTACATCATTCTGAACGAAGAAAGGCAGATAAAAGATATCCGGATATTGAAGAAAGACGTGAATATCAAAACCATTGTAAAACACGGTAGTGATATCTGGGCGGGAGGCGACAAGTGTTTATTGCATTTCACCCCTTCGGGCAAACAAGATTATAGCAATATACCCGTAGTTACAAACTTAGATACTTCTCAGTTAATCTTCAACCGCCTGTTTTCGTATGGTGACTATCTGTGGATCGGTACTCAAAGTGGTTTATACTGCTATAACACCCAGAATCAGTTCTGTATACTCTATCAGCATAACCCCAATGATCCTCACAGCATTTCCTCCAACTTCATCACGGATATTGATAAAAACTCATCAGGCGACATCATTATCGGAACCAGAAACGGAGTGAACATATACCAGCGAAATGATCAATTCGTTACTTTCAGCAGAGGCATACAAACCCGGTCCCTGAATGATAATATCATCAACCGGATATTTGTTGATAAGAATGATAATATCTGGGTAGGGACCGACTTCGGCGGAATTAATATCATGGCTCCGCAACGCATAACTTTCAATTATTCACTGCAAGGGTATGAGAAAGGAGTACCCAACATCATCAGCACAGTGCTCGAAGACAAAGAAGGAAACATCCTGGCAGGAATTGTAGATGGCGGACTTGCTATTAAGAGGAAAGGTGCTGACTCCTTTTCGCTCTTCAAACACAGCCCGGGAGATCCGCGCTCACTGGCTCACAACAACATCTCGGATATCATTCAGGACCTGCACGGCAATTACTGGATATCAACAATAGGCGGAGGGCTGGATAAACTGGACAAAAATAATCTATCACATCCCGTATTCGAACATTACAACAGTTTGAATTCCTCCCTGACCTCCGATGACATCCATGACATAGCCTTGGACTCTGTCCGGAATGCATTGTGGATATGCAACGGCAGCCATATCAATACACTCGACTTCTCTACGGGAACCATCAACCGGCTAAAGTTCTACACACAGTCCAAAGAACCCGTTCATAACATGAATACAATCTTCATCGACTCACAGTCAAGATTATGGATTGGCGGAAACGGCGTGTATGTCATCGATCTGGAAAATTCCAGAAATACCTACGAATGTATATACTATCAGCACAAACTGGATGATCCCGAAAGCAAAATCAATGAAAAGATCACTTGTATATTCGAAACTAAAAAGGGGGAGATTTATCTGGGTAGCCTCGGAAATGGCATCTACCTGTTGGAAGACAACGGCAACAACGAAAAATATACATTCAAGAACTATGCCGTGCGCTGCGGTCTTTCGGACACCAGCATCTCGAACATTCTGGACGATGAGAACGGGAACCTGTGGATCAGTACCCTAAAAGGTGTTTACTTCTTCGATATCAACACAAAACGGGCCTTCAAATTCGATGAAGGAGACGGGTTGCTGGTGCCCCAGTTCTATAAAAGATCGGGCTGTAAGACCATCAATCACAATATGTTACTGGGAACTATCGATGGTTTCGTAACTTTCAGCCCGCTAGTAAACCTGCCCAAGCAAAAGCAGCGGACGATAACCCTCACCAGTGTTGTCTGTAACGGCAGCCAGCTGATACCTTATCTGAACAGCGATAATCTGCCTGTAAGTATCTCAACAACCAAGGAACTGCATTTATATCCACCGCAGAATTCCTTTGAAATCACATTCAGCTGCCTGGATTATATCGAACAGGAAAAGGTATTCTACTTCCATCGCATTCATGAACTGGAGGAGCACTGGAACACAGGATTGGTAAAGAGAAACGCCAAGTACACCAACCTGCCGCCGGGAAAATATACGCTGGAAATACGATGCACCAACCAAGACAACACATGGTCTACCAAGGCCACCTGTCTCAGCATTATTGTACATCCTCCATTCTATAAAACAGGATGGTTCTACTCACTTATCGCTATATTGATAATGTCCATTCTACTTTATATCATCTATTGGTATAATGCAAGGCAACAACATATCCAGAAACTTCTGAAAGAAAAGATAGAAATCATGTCCGAACAGATGGAGGCTATCAATAAAGAGAAGTTATCCTATTTCACCAACCTCGCACACGAGTTTAAGACACCCCTGACCCTGATACAAGGACCGGCAAGCCAGCTTGTCAGGCAAACTACCGATCCCAAAGAAAAAGAGGACTTACAGATTATCAACCGGAATGCTCAATACCTGCTTTCACTGGTCAACCAACTGATTGACTTGCGCAAGATCGATACCCAGAACTTAACGCTCAATTACTCTCAATTCAACTTCAGCAAGTTCCTGAACACAACAACAACCGACTTTTCCAGCCTGATGAAAGAACGAAATATCAGCTTTGAAAAGATATACCGCCTGAAGAGTGACCATATCTATTCTGATAAGGAAAACCTGCATAAGATACTGTTCAATCTATTATCCAACGCCATCAAGCATACTCCCGATAAAGGAAAAATCACATTGCATGCCAACCAATTCATCGACAAGTCGAACAAACTCATGCAGTTTATCTCCGTCACCAACAGTGGCAGCATAATAGCTCCTGACGAAATAGACAAAATATTCAACCGTTTCTACCGGATACCCGAACAGAACAAATATACAAACTACGGACAGAGCAGTACGGGCATCGGACTTCACATCGTAAAAGAGCTTATCAACCTATTAGGTGGAACAATTAAAGTCAAGAGTTCGGAAAAAGTAGGTGTATCTTTCAGATTATATTTCCCCATTGCGCTGGCGGACACAGCGGAGAATGAAATTCATGAAGAATATAAAGAGCCCGTACCCGTTGAAGACAAAATCGAGCCGTTCATTCCTATAGACAGGAGCAAGCCGACTTTGTTATTGGTAGAAGACAATCCCGATATGCGTCATTATATCAAGAATATGCTGAAAGAAAAATACAATATCGCTGAAGCAAACAACGGTGAGCAAGGCTATAAGACAGCCCAGAATATCGTGCCCGATTTTATTGTATCTGATCTAATGATGCCCGTATGCGATGGTTCCGACTTCTGCAAAAGACTGCGCGAGGACAAGTTTTTAAGTCACATTCCTTTCCTGCTTCTCACGGCAAATTCAAGTGAGACTGCCCGGATAGAAAGCTATGAAAACGGAGTAGACGGATATATCACCAAGCCTTTCGAACAATCCGTATTATTAGCCCACATAGACTCCATCTTGAAGAACAGGGATTTGCGTCAGAAGAAATTCGTAGAACAAGACTTAAATCCTATCCTGCTGGAAGTGGGACAGCCCGACCAGCAGTTCATGAACGAAGTTATGAATATTCTGGAAAAGAACTATGCTGATCCTCAATTCGGTGTAAAGGATCTGACAGAAAGACTGAACATCAGTTATACAGTAATTTATAAGAAATTCGTATCACTCACCGGACTTCCACCGGTACGTTTCATCCAATTATACAGGCTACAGATTGCCAAGAAAATATTAGAGAGTAGCACCAATAATGTCATTGTATCAGAAATAGCCTACCGGGTGGGATTTAATGACCCCAAGTACTTCACCCGTTGCTTTGTGAAACAATATAAGCAAACACCAAGCTCATTTTCCAAGTAG
- the metK gene encoding methionine adenosyltransferase: MGYLFTSESVSEGHPDKVADQISDAVLDKLLAYDPSSKVACETLVTTGQVVLAGEVKTKAYVDLQLIAREVIQKIGYTKGEYMFESNSCGVLSAIHEQSPDINRGVERQDPMEQGAGDQGMMFGYATNETENYMPLSLDLSHRILQVLADIRREGKEMTYLRPDSKSQVTIEYDDNGTPVRIDTIVVSTQHDDFIQPADGSEAAQLKADEEMLATIRQDVVNILMPRVIASIHAEKVLALFNDHITYHVNPTGKFVIGGPHGDTGLTGRKIIVDTYGGKGAHGGGAFSGKDPSKVDRSAAYAARHIAKNLVAAGVADEMLVQVSYAIGVARPINIYVNTYGRGHVAMSDGEIAKKIDELFDLRPKAIEDRLKLRNPIYQETAAYGHLGREPQVITKHFKSRYEGDKDVEVELFTWEKLDYVDKVKAAFGL, encoded by the coding sequence ATGGGATATTTATTCACATCCGAATCGGTGTCTGAAGGACACCCCGACAAAGTGGCCGATCAAATATCGGACGCTGTGCTTGACAAACTGTTGGCTTACGACCCCAGTTCGAAAGTAGCTTGCGAAACTCTGGTAACTACCGGACAGGTAGTACTGGCTGGAGAAGTGAAAACCAAAGCGTACGTTGACTTACAACTCATTGCGCGCGAAGTAATTCAGAAAATCGGCTATACAAAAGGCGAGTACATGTTCGAAAGTAACTCGTGCGGTGTATTGTCCGCCATTCATGAGCAAAGTCCCGACATTAACCGTGGCGTAGAGCGTCAGGATCCTATGGAACAGGGTGCAGGCGACCAGGGTATGATGTTTGGTTATGCTACTAACGAGACCGAAAATTACATGCCTCTTTCTCTCGACCTGTCACACCGCATTCTGCAAGTGCTGGCCGACATCCGTCGCGAAGGTAAGGAAATGACTTATCTTCGTCCGGACTCTAAGAGCCAGGTAACCATTGAATACGATGATAACGGCACGCCCGTACGCATCGATACGATTGTAGTTTCTACTCAGCATGATGATTTCATTCAGCCGGCTGACGGCAGCGAGGCTGCCCAGTTGAAAGCGGATGAAGAAATGCTTGCCACAATTCGTCAGGATGTCGTTAATATCCTGATGCCACGTGTCATAGCTTCCATTCATGCAGAGAAAGTTTTGGCATTGTTCAATGATCATATCACTTATCACGTCAATCCTACCGGAAAGTTCGTTATCGGCGGACCTCATGGAGATACCGGTCTGACAGGGCGTAAGATTATTGTAGATACATATGGTGGTAAGGGTGCTCATGGTGGCGGTGCTTTCTCAGGTAAAGACCCCAGTAAGGTAGACCGCAGTGCTGCTTATGCTGCCCGTCACATTGCCAAGAATCTGGTAGCTGCCGGTGTAGCCGACGAGATGCTGGTACAGGTATCTTATGCTATTGGTGTGGCGCGTCCCATCAATATTTACGTCAATACTTATGGACGCGGTCATGTAGCGATGAGTGATGGTGAGATTGCAAAGAAGATTGATGAACTTTTCGATCTTCGTCCGAAAGCCATTGAAGATCGTTTGAAACTCCGTAATCCGATTTATCAGGAAACTGCAGCTTACGGCCATTTGGGACGTGAACCGCAAGTAATTACCAAGCACTTCAAATCTCGTTATGAAGGTGACAAGGATGTAGAAGTAGAACTCTTCACTTGGGAAAAGCTGGATTATGTGGATAAAGTGAAGGCTGCTTTCGGTCTGTAG